From the Arthrobacter sp. PM3 genome, one window contains:
- a CDS encoding metal ABC transporter ATP-binding protein — protein sequence MTPVVSLRGASLQFGQRTLWEGLDLDINPGEFFAVLGPNGSGKTTFLKVLLGLQELSTGTAVLGGRPVERGSLRIGYVPQQKSFDPDTPLRARDLVALGVDGHRWGIRLGGRKVDRKVDELLELVGASDYARVPVGQLSGGEQQRLRVAQALATDPKVLLCDEPLLSLDLQHQQAVSALINKQCRDADSAVVFVTHEINPIMDYVDRVLYLAGGRFRVGTPAEVMTTEVLSDLYGSHVEVIQANGRLIVVGLPDATTHHHHDAHSVAGEVG from the coding sequence TTGACACCGGTAGTGAGCCTCCGTGGCGCTTCCCTGCAGTTCGGCCAACGGACGCTGTGGGAGGGCCTGGACCTGGATATCAACCCGGGCGAATTCTTTGCCGTGCTCGGTCCCAACGGCAGCGGCAAGACCACCTTCCTGAAGGTCCTGCTCGGGCTGCAAGAGCTCAGCACGGGCACGGCCGTGCTCGGCGGACGGCCCGTTGAACGGGGCAGCCTGAGGATCGGCTACGTGCCGCAGCAGAAGTCATTCGACCCCGACACGCCGCTGCGCGCCCGCGACCTCGTGGCCCTCGGCGTCGACGGGCACCGCTGGGGCATCCGCCTGGGCGGCAGGAAAGTAGACCGCAAGGTTGACGAACTCCTGGAGCTGGTCGGGGCCTCCGACTACGCCAGGGTCCCGGTGGGGCAGCTGTCCGGCGGTGAGCAGCAGCGCCTGCGCGTTGCCCAGGCCCTCGCCACGGATCCGAAGGTTCTCCTGTGCGACGAGCCGCTGCTGTCCCTTGACCTTCAGCACCAGCAGGCCGTCAGCGCCTTGATCAACAAGCAGTGCCGTGATGCGGACAGCGCCGTCGTGTTCGTGACGCATGAGATCAACCCGATCATGGACTACGTGGACCGGGTCCTGTACCTGGCCGGCGGACGGTTCCGTGTGGGCACTCCAGCAGAGGTCATGACCACCGAGGTGCTCTCCGATTTGTACGGCAGCCACGTTGAGGTCATTCAGGCCAACGGCCGCCTGATTGTGGTGGGGCTGCCCGATGCCACGACGCACCACCACCACGACGCCCATTCGGTCGCAGGGGAGGTGGGCTAG
- a CDS encoding PLP-dependent cysteine synthase family protein — translation MNTAHLQDRDWADEAVRRINAENNRSADTHLYSVPLPDHWGVQLYLKDESTHRTGSLKHRLARSLFLFGLVNGWIREGTTIVEASSGSTAVSEAYFAQLLGLPFIAVMTRTTSPEKIALIEQFGGSCHLVDHASEVYEAAADLAASTGGHYMDQFTYAERATDWRGNNNIAESIFDQLALEEHPVPRWVVVGAGTGGTSATIGRYLRYHRHETRLAVVDPENSAFYPGWRDSRSDGGLAAAGAGTGLPSRIEGIGRPRMEPSFVPAVIDHMIQVPDAASVAAMRHLREHAGLHAGPSTGTNLWGTWQLIAAMIAEGRRGSIVTLMCDAGDRYAGNYYNPEWLAAQGIDPEPHEAALRGFFKTGTWPA, via the coding sequence GTGAACACCGCGCACCTGCAGGACCGGGACTGGGCCGACGAGGCCGTCCGCCGGATCAACGCCGAAAACAACCGGTCCGCCGATACCCACCTGTATTCGGTCCCGCTCCCCGACCACTGGGGCGTCCAGCTGTACCTGAAGGACGAATCTACGCACCGCACGGGCAGCCTCAAGCACCGGCTGGCACGGTCGCTGTTCCTGTTCGGCCTTGTCAACGGCTGGATCCGGGAAGGCACCACTATTGTGGAGGCCTCCAGCGGCAGCACCGCCGTGTCCGAAGCCTACTTTGCGCAGCTGCTGGGCCTGCCCTTCATCGCGGTGATGACCCGGACCACCAGCCCGGAGAAGATCGCCCTGATTGAGCAGTTCGGCGGCTCGTGCCATCTGGTGGACCACGCCTCCGAGGTCTACGAGGCAGCCGCCGATCTGGCCGCCAGCACGGGCGGGCACTACATGGACCAGTTCACGTACGCCGAGCGGGCTACGGACTGGCGCGGGAACAACAACATCGCCGAGTCGATCTTCGACCAGTTGGCGCTGGAAGAGCACCCGGTCCCGCGCTGGGTGGTGGTCGGTGCGGGTACCGGCGGGACCAGCGCCACGATCGGCCGCTACCTGCGCTACCACCGCCACGAAACGCGGCTCGCCGTCGTTGATCCGGAAAACTCGGCGTTCTATCCGGGTTGGCGGGACAGCCGGTCCGACGGCGGTTTGGCAGCTGCCGGTGCCGGTACCGGCCTGCCGTCACGCATCGAGGGGATCGGCCGGCCGCGGATGGAGCCGAGTTTTGTCCCGGCGGTTATCGACCACATGATCCAGGTCCCCGACGCAGCGTCCGTCGCGGCCATGCGCCACCTGCGCGAACACGCCGGACTGCACGCCGGGCCGTCCACCGGCACCAACCTCTGGGGCACGTGGCAGCTCATCGCCGCGATGATCGCGGAAGGCCGCCGGGGCAGTATCGTCACGCTGATGTGCGACGCCGGTGACCGTTACGCCGGGAACTACTACAACCCGGAGTGGCTGGCGGCCCAGGGCATCGATCCCGAGCCCCACGAGGCCGCGCTGCGCGGGTTCTTCAAGACCGGCACCTGGCCGGCCTGA
- a CDS encoding metal ABC transporter permease — translation MDLGNLLQSIFNFENYGELLVLVQNSIWAGAVLGLLGGLMGTFVMKRDLAFAVHGISELSFAGAAFALLIGANVVVGSLAGSVLAALVLGLMGVRARDKNSIIGVVMPFGLGLGILFLSLYEGRAANKFGLLTGQIVSVGTVQLQVLAVAAVVVMLALVAIWRPLTFASVDPDVATARGVPVRALSLGFMVLLGISVALSIQIVGALLVLALLITPAAAAMRVTSSPRLVVTLSIVFAMTATVGGILLALGGRLPISPYVTTLSFLIYVACRVIGGARARRGLNGRVVPRATAAA, via the coding sequence ATGGATCTGGGCAACCTGCTGCAGTCAATCTTCAACTTCGAGAACTACGGCGAACTGCTGGTGCTCGTGCAGAACTCGATCTGGGCCGGCGCAGTCCTCGGGCTGCTGGGCGGCCTGATGGGCACCTTCGTGATGAAACGTGACCTGGCCTTCGCGGTCCACGGCATCTCCGAACTGTCCTTTGCCGGCGCGGCGTTCGCGCTCCTGATCGGCGCGAACGTCGTCGTCGGGTCGCTGGCGGGGTCCGTGCTGGCGGCCCTGGTGCTGGGCCTCATGGGGGTCCGTGCCCGGGACAAGAACTCGATCATCGGCGTCGTCATGCCGTTCGGGCTGGGCCTGGGCATCCTGTTCCTGTCGCTGTACGAGGGCCGGGCCGCCAATAAGTTCGGCCTGCTCACCGGGCAGATTGTGTCCGTCGGAACGGTGCAGCTGCAGGTCCTGGCGGTCGCCGCCGTCGTCGTAATGCTGGCGCTGGTCGCCATCTGGCGGCCGCTGACTTTTGCCAGCGTGGACCCCGACGTCGCCACCGCCCGCGGCGTCCCTGTGCGGGCCTTGTCCCTTGGCTTCATGGTGCTGCTGGGAATCAGCGTGGCGCTGTCCATCCAGATTGTGGGCGCCCTGCTGGTCCTGGCCCTGCTGATCACTCCGGCGGCGGCCGCCATGCGGGTCACGTCCTCACCACGGCTGGTGGTCACCCTGAGCATCGTCTTCGCCATGACCGCGACGGTCGGCGGCATCCTGCTGGCCCTCGGCGGCCGGCTGCCGATCAGCCCCTACGTGACGACGCTGTCCTTCCTGATCTACGTTGCCTGCCGGGTGATCGGCGGAGCCCGGGCCAGGCGCGGACTCAACGGCAGGGTGGTGCCGAGGGCGACGGCGGCCGCCTGA
- a CDS encoding MBL fold metallo-hydrolase, which produces MKLTKFTHACVRLEKDSRVLVFDPGTFSETDQALAGADAVLITHEHADHVDVDAVAGALLGSAALELYAPEAVAATLRSKAPDAGGRIHVAAAGEDFETAGFSVRTFGGQHALIHPQIPVVANVGYLVDDNVYHPGDSFAIPDGVDVKTLLVPIHAPWNKVGEVVDFVIGVRAPHAFPIHDALLNDMGRGLIEGHVTRIGAKYGSEYRHLSSGDSVEV; this is translated from the coding sequence ATGAAGCTGACCAAATTCACGCACGCCTGTGTCCGCCTAGAGAAGGACAGCCGGGTGCTGGTCTTTGACCCGGGAACATTCTCTGAGACAGACCAGGCGCTGGCCGGAGCCGACGCCGTGCTGATCACGCACGAGCACGCGGACCATGTGGATGTCGACGCCGTCGCAGGGGCACTGCTGGGCAGCGCCGCGCTTGAGCTGTACGCCCCGGAAGCCGTGGCCGCCACGCTCCGCAGCAAGGCGCCCGATGCCGGCGGCCGCATCCACGTTGCGGCCGCGGGCGAGGACTTTGAGACCGCAGGCTTCTCGGTCCGGACCTTCGGCGGCCAGCATGCGCTCATCCATCCGCAGATTCCGGTCGTGGCCAATGTCGGCTACCTCGTGGATGACAACGTGTACCACCCGGGGGACTCCTTCGCGATTCCCGACGGCGTCGACGTGAAGACCCTCCTTGTCCCGATTCATGCCCCGTGGAACAAAGTGGGGGAGGTGGTGGACTTTGTGATCGGCGTCCGCGCCCCGCACGCGTTCCCGATCCACGATGCGCTCCTGAACGACATGGGCCGGGGCCTGATCGAGGGGCACGTGACCCGGATCGGCGCGAAGTACGGCAGCGAGTACCGGCACCTCTCCAGCGGAGACTCAGTGGAGGTTTAG
- a CDS encoding NAD(P)-dependent alcohol dehydrogenase — protein sequence MTPGRPVPPPFAKPLPDVEDGGAAKSANTAGPTLAAAYGATAPDSGLVPLTVSRRAPKEDDVEIAIEFCGLCHSDVHATRGEWGGDTYPLIPGHEIVGRVTRVGSAVDDFTVGERVGVGCMVDSCRECESCLDGLEQYCENGMVGTYGARDARNGGAITQGGYATSIVVDRNYVLRVPESLDPAAAAPLLCAGITTYSPLNHFEVEEGDVVGVVGLGGLGHMAVKIAKAMGAEVKVFTTSEKKFAAARELGADDVILSTDPAAMEAANRSIDVIIDTVAAPHDLNPYFRTLRLDGALFQLGLPSEAMPPVNPGALIRRRIAYAGSLIGGIAETQEMLDFCAEHGVVSDVEVVTADQLNEAYDRMVAGDVKYRFVLDASTLGSPAEKADA from the coding sequence ATGACTCCAGGACGCCCCGTACCGCCGCCCTTTGCCAAGCCGCTTCCCGACGTCGAGGACGGGGGCGCCGCCAAGTCCGCCAACACCGCCGGCCCCACCCTGGCCGCCGCGTACGGCGCCACCGCGCCGGATAGCGGGCTTGTCCCGCTGACGGTCTCCCGCCGGGCGCCCAAGGAGGACGACGTCGAGATCGCCATCGAGTTCTGCGGCCTCTGCCACTCGGACGTGCACGCCACCCGCGGCGAATGGGGCGGCGACACGTACCCGCTGATCCCGGGCCACGAGATCGTCGGCCGGGTCACCCGGGTGGGTTCCGCCGTCGACGATTTCACGGTGGGGGAGCGCGTGGGCGTGGGCTGCATGGTGGATTCCTGCCGCGAATGCGAGAGCTGCCTGGACGGGCTCGAGCAGTACTGCGAGAACGGCATGGTGGGAACGTACGGGGCCAGGGACGCCCGCAACGGCGGCGCCATCACCCAAGGCGGGTACGCCACCTCGATCGTCGTGGACCGCAACTACGTCCTGCGCGTCCCGGAAAGCCTGGACCCCGCCGCCGCGGCGCCCCTGCTCTGCGCCGGCATCACCACCTATTCGCCCTTGAACCACTTCGAGGTCGAGGAAGGCGACGTCGTCGGCGTTGTCGGACTTGGCGGCCTCGGCCACATGGCCGTGAAGATCGCCAAGGCCATGGGGGCCGAGGTGAAGGTCTTCACGACGTCGGAAAAGAAGTTCGCCGCTGCCCGCGAACTGGGCGCCGACGACGTCATCCTCTCCACGGACCCGGCCGCGATGGAGGCCGCGAACCGGAGCATCGACGTCATCATCGACACCGTCGCCGCGCCGCACGACCTCAACCCGTACTTCCGCACGCTGCGCCTGGACGGGGCGCTGTTCCAGCTGGGACTGCCCTCGGAAGCGATGCCTCCGGTCAACCCCGGCGCACTGATCCGGCGCCGGATCGCCTACGCCGGTTCACTCATCGGCGGGATCGCGGAAACCCAGGAGATGCTGGACTTCTGCGCCGAACACGGCGTGGTGTCCGACGTCGAAGTGGTCACGGCGGACCAGCTCAACGAAGCGTACGACCGCATGGTGGCCGGCGATGTAAAGTACCGTTTTGTCCTGGACGCCAGCACCCTGGGGTCCCCGGCAGAAAAGGCGGACGCATGA
- a CDS encoding metal ABC transporter solute-binding protein, Zn/Mn family, producing MLAGLAGLGLLLTACAPTPGSSRGTAGDGIVDVVASTSVYGDIVSSIGGDKVRVSSIINRTSQDPHSYEATTQDKLAVSKAELVVENGGGYDAFMDTLATDTGLDHGNVINAVEVSGMTAESPASSPDSSGHAHGHTGLNEHVWYSLPAVSRLADAVAEKLAALEPGSAETFRTNAASFKASLGGLETRLAGMKSGDGHVPVAVTEPVPLYLLEDAGLENETPTAYTAAIEEDADVPPAVLKAAVDLIAAKGVRLLAYNTQTEGPQTVALKKAAETAGVPVVNFSETLPDGQSYLQWMTGNVENISKALG from the coding sequence ATGCTTGCTGGCCTCGCCGGCCTGGGCCTCCTGCTCACCGCGTGTGCGCCGACGCCGGGAAGTTCGCGCGGCACCGCCGGCGACGGGATCGTCGACGTCGTCGCCTCCACCAGCGTGTACGGCGACATCGTCTCCAGCATCGGCGGCGACAAGGTGCGGGTCAGTTCCATCATCAACCGCACCAGCCAGGACCCGCACTCGTACGAGGCGACCACTCAGGACAAGCTGGCCGTATCCAAAGCCGAACTCGTGGTGGAGAACGGCGGCGGCTACGACGCCTTCATGGACACCCTCGCAACAGACACCGGACTGGACCACGGCAACGTCATCAACGCCGTGGAGGTCTCCGGCATGACTGCCGAAAGTCCGGCGTCGAGCCCCGATTCCTCCGGTCATGCGCATGGGCACACCGGCTTGAACGAGCACGTCTGGTACAGCCTGCCGGCCGTGTCCCGGCTCGCCGACGCCGTGGCCGAGAAGCTGGCGGCGCTGGAGCCGGGCTCGGCGGAGACGTTCCGGACCAACGCGGCGTCGTTCAAGGCCTCGCTCGGCGGCCTGGAAACCAGGCTCGCCGGTATGAAGTCCGGTGACGGCCACGTGCCCGTGGCCGTCACCGAACCGGTGCCGCTGTACCTGCTTGAAGACGCCGGGCTGGAGAACGAGACCCCTACCGCATACACGGCCGCGATCGAAGAAGACGCCGATGTTCCCCCGGCCGTGCTGAAAGCTGCCGTCGATCTCATCGCCGCCAAGGGCGTCCGGCTGCTGGCCTACAACACCCAGACCGAGGGGCCGCAGACGGTGGCGCTGAAAAAGGCCGCCGAGACTGCCGGTGTCCCGGTGGTGAACTTCAGCGAAACCCTCCCGGACGGCCAGTCCTACCTGCAGTGGATGACCGGAAATGTGGAGAACATCAGCAAGGCCCTAGGATGA
- a CDS encoding HIT family protein has protein sequence MSTLFTKIINGEIPGRFVWREDDVVAFLTVGPLADGHTLVVPTEEVDRWTDATPEVLGRVMDVARKIGAVQVDVFDAARAGLIVAGYEINHMHVHVWPSNSMADFDFGSVDQHPDPARLDANAEKLREGLRKAGHAEHVPAA, from the coding sequence ATGAGCACTCTCTTCACGAAAATCATCAACGGCGAGATCCCCGGCCGCTTCGTCTGGCGCGAGGACGACGTCGTGGCGTTCCTGACCGTGGGCCCGCTGGCCGACGGCCACACCCTCGTGGTGCCCACCGAGGAAGTGGACCGCTGGACCGACGCTACTCCCGAGGTTCTCGGCCGGGTCATGGACGTCGCCCGCAAGATCGGTGCCGTCCAGGTGGACGTGTTCGACGCCGCCCGGGCCGGCCTGATCGTGGCCGGCTACGAAATCAACCACATGCATGTGCACGTGTGGCCGTCGAACTCGATGGCGGACTTCGATTTCGGCTCGGTGGACCAGCACCCGGATCCGGCCCGCCTGGACGCCAACGCGGAGAAACTCCGCGAGGGCCTGCGGAAGGCGGGCCACGCGGAGCACGTCCCGGCCGCCTAG
- a CDS encoding Fur family transcriptional regulator, which yields MPQGATAGSSRPPASAQAAQAAPVQGKEQRVTKQRLAVSAALDDLADFVSTQELYRILQERGTAVSLATSYRILQSLADDGLVDVLRNADGEAVYRRCAVTGHHHHLLCRNCGKAVEVEAPAVEAWAARIAKEHGFTAVEHTVEIFGLCPECTALQAGN from the coding sequence ATGCCCCAGGGCGCCACCGCCGGCAGCAGCCGGCCCCCCGCCTCGGCACAAGCGGCGCAGGCGGCACCGGTGCAGGGCAAGGAGCAGCGGGTCACCAAACAGCGCCTCGCCGTCAGTGCCGCCCTGGACGATCTCGCGGACTTCGTGAGCACCCAGGAGCTGTACCGCATCCTCCAGGAGCGCGGGACCGCGGTGTCCCTGGCCACCTCGTACCGCATTCTGCAGTCCCTCGCCGACGACGGACTGGTCGATGTCCTGCGCAACGCGGACGGCGAAGCCGTGTACCGGCGCTGCGCCGTCACCGGGCACCACCATCACCTGCTGTGCCGCAACTGCGGCAAGGCGGTGGAAGTCGAAGCCCCCGCAGTGGAGGCCTGGGCGGCGCGGATCGCCAAGGAGCACGGCTTCACCGCGGTGGAGCACACCGTGGAAATTTTCGGGCTGTGCCCCGAGTGCACGGCGTTGCAGGCCGGAAACTAA
- a CDS encoding sulfurtransferase has translation MDTLIDAAALKSRLDDRESGQRTVLLDVRWTLGDPHGHDHYLHGHIPGAVFVDLATELAGPAEPGRGRHPLPPAEQFQECARRWGISDGDAVVAYDDSGNMAAARVWWMLRDAGFGPVQLLDGGLAAWREAGFGLAAGAEQPPAGNVTLSAGAMPAIDAGQAASWSRYGLLLDARAGERYRGEVEPVDPRAGHIPGAVSAPTTGNLQADGRFLGPAELRERFERLGYRSDVPTAVYCGSGVTAAHEIAALEIAGFAAALYPGSFSEWCHDAARDVVTGEAPYGEDVETAAGRSTGSVS, from the coding sequence ATGGACACCCTCATCGATGCCGCCGCCCTCAAGAGCCGGCTGGACGACCGCGAAAGCGGCCAGCGCACCGTGCTCCTCGATGTTCGCTGGACGCTGGGTGACCCGCACGGCCACGACCACTATCTGCACGGACATATCCCCGGCGCGGTCTTCGTGGACCTTGCCACCGAACTCGCCGGACCCGCGGAACCGGGGCGCGGACGGCATCCCCTGCCTCCGGCGGAGCAGTTCCAGGAGTGCGCTCGCCGCTGGGGCATCAGCGACGGCGACGCCGTCGTGGCGTATGACGACAGCGGCAACATGGCCGCCGCCCGGGTCTGGTGGATGCTGCGCGACGCCGGCTTCGGTCCGGTTCAGCTGCTCGACGGCGGCCTGGCCGCCTGGCGTGAGGCAGGGTTCGGCCTGGCCGCCGGGGCCGAGCAGCCCCCAGCAGGCAATGTCACGCTGTCTGCCGGCGCCATGCCCGCGATCGACGCCGGGCAGGCCGCGTCCTGGAGCCGGTACGGGCTTTTGCTCGACGCCCGGGCGGGGGAGCGGTACCGCGGGGAAGTCGAGCCCGTGGATCCCCGCGCGGGCCACATTCCCGGTGCCGTCAGTGCCCCCACCACCGGCAATCTGCAGGCTGACGGCCGCTTTCTGGGCCCGGCGGAGCTGCGGGAGCGCTTCGAGCGGCTCGGCTACCGGTCCGACGTCCCGACCGCCGTGTACTGCGGCTCCGGCGTGACGGCCGCCCACGAAATTGCCGCCCTTGAGATTGCCGGCTTTGCCGCTGCCCTGTATCCCGGTTCGTTCTCCGAGTGGTGCCATGATGCCGCGCGTGACGTTGTCACCGGCGAGGCACCGTACGGCGAGGACGTTGAAACTGCGGCCGGAAGGTCCACGGGCAGCGTCTCCTAG